From a single Candidatus Acidiferrales bacterium genomic region:
- the lat gene encoding L-lysine 6-transaminase: MPAKKIKKTKNKITTADNDIYSPGISPEHVADVLRKHMLVDGFDIVFDLKRSSGSYAYDAKSKEKFLDFFTFFGSNPVGFNHPKMTTPEFLEKLAYVSVQKPSCSDSYTVEMAEFIDTFSRTAIPDYLPHVFLIEGGGLAVENALKAAFDFRMQRNLSSGFYRSTEDENRLKVIHFRRAFHGRTGYTLSLTNTDPVKTRYFPKFNWPRIHNPAISFPLNEENLKLVKQEEEISLNQIKQAIVEFGKDIAALIIEPIQAEGGDNHFRKEFFIRLRDICTDNDIIMIVDEVQTGIGLTGKMWAHQHFVEPDVVSFGKKTQVCGILAGTMFNEVIENVFNTSGRLNSTWGGNLTDMVRFTRQLQIIQEEKLVDNAARIGELLLTRLRDLESDFPQFVRNTRGRGLFCAFDMPSPRKRLELRQRTFNRNLLIIGCGERTIRFRPPLNVTASEIEKGIDIIRASLAEMESD; encoded by the coding sequence ATGCCGGCAAAAAAGATTAAGAAAACAAAAAATAAAATTACTACTGCCGATAACGACATTTACTCGCCAGGCATAAGCCCCGAACATGTGGCTGACGTTCTCCGCAAACATATGCTGGTGGACGGGTTCGATATCGTATTCGACCTCAAGCGAAGCAGCGGCTCCTACGCGTACGATGCAAAGAGCAAAGAAAAGTTCCTGGATTTTTTCACATTCTTCGGTTCGAATCCGGTTGGGTTCAACCATCCAAAGATGACGACGCCGGAGTTTCTTGAGAAATTAGCTTATGTCTCGGTACAAAAACCGTCATGTTCGGACTCGTATACGGTCGAGATGGCGGAATTCATAGATACATTCTCGCGAACTGCGATCCCGGATTACCTTCCTCACGTTTTCCTGATCGAGGGAGGAGGACTCGCGGTTGAGAATGCCCTGAAAGCCGCTTTCGATTTCAGAATGCAACGAAATCTCAGCTCCGGTTTTTACAGATCGACCGAAGATGAGAACAGGCTGAAGGTCATTCACTTCAGGAGAGCGTTTCACGGCCGCACCGGTTATACGCTTTCGCTGACAAATACCGATCCAGTCAAGACAAGGTATTTCCCGAAATTCAACTGGCCGCGAATACACAATCCGGCCATCAGCTTCCCCCTGAATGAAGAGAATCTCAAACTGGTAAAACAGGAAGAAGAAATATCGCTCAACCAGATCAAGCAGGCAATAGTAGAATTTGGAAAGGACATCGCCGCACTAATTATCGAGCCGATACAGGCAGAGGGCGGCGATAACCATTTCAGAAAAGAGTTCTTCATTCGGCTTCGGGACATCTGTACGGACAACGACATCATCATGATTGTTGATGAAGTGCAAACCGGGATTGGCCTCACGGGTAAGATGTGGGCGCACCAGCATTTCGTCGAGCCCGACGTCGTTTCGTTCGGAAAAAAGACACAGGTCTGCGGCATTCTCGCCGGGACTATGTTTAACGAGGTAATCGAAAATGTCTTCAATACCTCCGGAAGGCTCAACAGCACTTGGGGAGGGAACCTTACCGACATGGTACGCTTCACTCGGCAGCTTCAGATCATTCAGGAAGAAAAACTTGTCGACAACGCCGCCAGGATCGGCGAACTCCTTCTTACGAGGCTGAGAGATCTGGAATCGGATTTCCCGCAGTTTGTACGGAATACGCGAGGCCGCGGACTCTTCTGTGCGTTTGATATGCCTTCTCCGCGGAAGAGGCTGGAACTCCGCCAGAGAACCTTCAACAGAAATCTTTTGATTATAGGATGCGGCGAACGAACCATTCGTTTCAGACCCCCGTTGAACGTCACCGCATCCGAGATAGAAAAAGGGATCGATATTATCCGCGCATCGCTTGCAGAAATGGAATCGGATTAA
- the purB gene encoding adenylosuccinate lyase, translating into MIKRYSPAELSAVWSEENKFRIWLDVEIAAMECQAQLGRIPTEAVSEVKAKAKFDVARIDEIERTVKHDVIAFLTNVSENVGPPARFVHLGMTSSDVLDTASAIQLKQAGEIILKHLLDIQKIIGELSLKYKDVPEIGRTHGIHAEPITFGLKIAVWYDELGRDIVRLKSAIQEIAVAKISGAVGTYSHISPEVEKYVAKKFGLQPSIASTQVIQRDRHAQFMTVLAVIAGTFEKMALEVRHMQRTEVLEAEEPFTKGQKGSSAMPHKRNPVNAERICGMARLVRSYAMAALENQALWHERDISHSSVERVIFPDATLGLDFMILESQKIFKNFVVYPENMKRNLQITHGLFFSEDILLKLVERGMTREQAYAIVQRNAMQCWETGEDFLSALGKDREVAEKISPEELAGIFSLDALLKNVDYIYKTLGLKG; encoded by the coding sequence ATGATAAAACGCTATTCACCTGCCGAATTGAGTGCCGTTTGGAGCGAAGAAAATAAATTCCGTATCTGGCTCGATGTAGAAATTGCGGCGATGGAATGCCAGGCACAGCTGGGAAGAATTCCGACGGAGGCGGTTTCCGAAGTCAAAGCGAAAGCGAAATTCGACGTCGCAAGAATAGATGAAATTGAGAGAACAGTCAAGCACGACGTTATCGCTTTCCTGACGAATGTCAGCGAGAATGTTGGACCACCGGCAAGGTTTGTCCACCTCGGCATGACATCTTCGGATGTTCTCGATACGGCATCGGCAATTCAATTGAAACAGGCCGGCGAAATCATCCTCAAACACCTTCTTGACATCCAAAAAATCATAGGCGAGTTAAGCCTGAAATATAAGGATGTCCCCGAGATCGGCCGTACGCACGGGATACACGCCGAGCCGATCACGTTCGGCCTAAAAATCGCGGTGTGGTACGATGAACTCGGAAGAGACATCGTGCGGCTCAAGAGCGCCATTCAGGAAATCGCAGTCGCAAAAATTTCCGGCGCCGTAGGAACTTATTCGCACATTTCACCCGAGGTCGAAAAATATGTTGCGAAGAAATTCGGGCTGCAGCCTTCGATTGCCTCCACGCAGGTCATCCAGCGCGATCGGCACGCGCAATTCATGACTGTGCTAGCCGTAATTGCGGGCACGTTCGAGAAGATGGCGCTTGAGGTCCGGCACATGCAGAGAACGGAAGTCCTCGAGGCCGAAGAGCCGTTCACAAAGGGTCAAAAAGGTTCTTCTGCAATGCCGCACAAAAGGAATCCGGTGAATGCGGAAAGAATCTGCGGCATGGCAAGGTTGGTGCGATCGTATGCCATGGCCGCTCTCGAAAACCAGGCGCTGTGGCATGAAAGGGATATTTCCCACTCGTCCGTCGAGCGCGTGATATTTCCGGATGCGACGCTGGGACTGGACTTCATGATTCTCGAATCTCAGAAAATCTTCAAGAATTTTGTCGTCTACCCGGAAAATATGAAGAGGAATCTCCAGATCACTCACGGGCTCTTTTTCTCTGAAGACATTTTGCTGAAGCTTGTTGAAAGAGGAATGACGAGAGAACAGGCTTACGCTATCGTCCAGAGAAATGCCATGCAATGCTGGGAAACAGGTGAGGATTTCCTCTCGGCGCTGGGCAAAGATCGTGAAGTCGCTGAGAAAATCTCACCCGAAGAGCTAGCCGGGATTTTCAGCTTAGATGCACTTTTGAAAAATGTTGACTACATTTATAAAACACTGGGATTAAAAGGATGA